The genomic region ATAATGGCGAGATTTTTAGTTGATAAAGTGTCTCTCAGCTGCATTTTATGACCAGCTGTGTCTCCTCCACACCCCTACtgcctgttttaaaaaaagaactgtgtgtatgtttaaagaggaaataaagagtgaaatgtgggaaaaaagtaaaaggagTCAGAGATAAAAGGGCATGTTAGCAACATTTCACAATAATGGGAGGcattctctgtctccctgctgtTTTCCTTAGGGTGCGGCCTTATTCACGGGAGCGTCCCACAATAGCCAGGATGTAGAGGAAGATGTTGATGATGTCGGTGTAGAGATTGAGGGCGGCAAAAATGTACTCTTCTGGACTCAGGGCCAGCTTCTTGTTGCCCAGGAGAAGCTGAGTGTCAACAGCCAAAAACTGCAGAGAGGAACATGGATCGCATTGGTCATTTCAAAAGGTTGATAAAAATGACTGACATAGAAATAGTTTTTATCAGCTCTCATTTCATTTACTATGGTAACATCCAccaaatatatgtatatactgtCATTAACCAAGGCCATGACAGTCAACAACAATGTGTCAAAAATACCCTCACAATGCACATAACAGCTGCAGATATTCATATATGGTATGCAGGATATCAATTTCCAGTCTTATATATTATATTCCTGTCAAGTTTCCCCAAGTACTTTGACCCTTTGGCCATGTTGAGACACACAGCAGTGctacaggataaaaaaaaaacagtagaacCTGGCTCCACTTTTGCCTGAACACGATGCAAAGTCATTCTGTAAAGCATTGTGAACATTGCTGCTAGAATACAGCGTAACATGAATGCTGTATTTCTACTTAGTGAACCgtgccaaaaaataaaatgactacTGCTGTCATAACTTTCCAGAGCAGTAAAATCCTTCCTCATAACATTCTACACTGCCTGTGATGGTATTTTACCGTCTAACTGGTACCTGCACACGCCCACACTGACAATTATGTCCACACCCTCTTAGCAGGTATATTAAAGGCCAATAGAGACTTATTTCTGCTAGTCTTCAAGAACATCCTCCTTTGTTCATTGAAGTGAACTCTACTCCTGGCTGAGTTATCTACTTCTTCTGCTGACTGAAGGCACTTATTTTACTCTCTATAATAAAAGTTCATAgtgttttaacagctgttttggTTGAGTTTGGCTCTCACAATCCATAATCACATATTCTGATCTTAAGGTCCCACTTTTCGCTTGCTAAGCATGAATTTTTTCCCTACCCAGTTTCTGCTTTATTCTTTTAACATTCTGCATTTGTAATTATCTTACTGAGTCGAATGTCACTGGAAGGTGGAAAACTGTATATGCCAGCGATGACTCTCTAGTAACTGTATCCAGACGACTGGATGTCGTTACCACACATATATCAAGTTATCCAACTGGAGAATTAACTTGCAGGCCAGGCGTTTGAAGAAATTATCTGTCCTTGCCCACATAATGACATCTACATGATCATTATGGTGCTAAATTAGAAATTTGCACCATAATTGACTTAAATTAAAGACTCGCAGGAGCCTCTGGAAGTACTAACAGGTACAGGACTGTCATGTTTTCAAGGACACACAATGAGTGTGACACTTACGCAGGTGAAGAGCAGAGCCCCCAGTGAGGCATAGACGATGTGCAGGATCTTATGGCGGATGAAGatgcagaggaaggagaagagcaCCAGAACGATCAGGCACACAAAGAGCACACCCCGACAGGAAGTGAAGTCATACTTGCTctgtagtaaaaaaaataaattaaaaaataaaataaaataaaataaaaaaaacaagagaaaagtaGAGACTCAGAAAAGACTGAGGAAAGAAAGATGCTGGAAAATACACCACTCTACATTTTGTAACGTTTGTGAGTGTGTAgacatttgaatacatttatttcagcagctgtttatgTGTACTGACCTGTAGTGAGAAGAGGACAACAGTGAAGCAGACCACTGCAGTGATGCCCACAGCCATGATGACGGTCTCTGTGTCGTAGAAGCTGGCGATCATTCCCACCATGTAGGAGAGGCTCAGAGTCAGGATGGACTGCAAGACACAGGAGACACAAAGCCAAATTAACAGGACTAATGACTCATGTTTTagattcaggttcagttcagttcttaTGGGATATTGTCCAGTCACATCAGAATTAAATGTGTTTCTAGTTGTTCCAAATGGCCACACAGGATGGCTACACTGCTAACTATCATGCAACAGACTGATGCCAGATAAACTGGGCAGTTAAAGCACCTGTAATGTAAAAATAGCTTTAGCCTCATTTGAGTGAGTGAGTCATAATAAGCTATTTATTTTATGGTCTTTAATAGATTTGATAGATAATTAACTAATGAAAAACTTATTAGATGTCATATGTTAATCCTTTGAACTCTCCCTTTTCTCTACTACATGAAAGCTTAGCTTTAGCGTAAGGGTACATGTAGCTGCTGAGGTGATTTCACTATGTTAATAATACAAAGGTGATGACATAAGGATACAGTGTTCAGGGGGAAAACAAACTGAGCGATCCAACAATTTTTATAAGACACAAAGAGGGGCTTCAAGTTTGAGTGTATTAACAGGTGTGTGACATggagtgtgtgtaaatgctAAGGCAGGGCTGCCCAAATGCTATTTCAGAATTTGAGGAGtcagcgtctcgagataacttctgttgtgaattggcgctatataaataaatttgacttgacttgacttgagtaACATTTATGGACGTTTATTCTTCACTACACCACTGCCTTATATTAGATTATGTTTGATTCTCAGAGGCATCTCTTTCCTTTAAGtttgttttgcatattttttgtCTAACATTTCCTTGTCATTGCACATTAACCAACGTTcacaaaatgtgtaaatgtcatAAGGCATGAATTGGTTATTTATAATGGAAACAGACTTTACAAGGTAAACCACTTTTTTGTATAATTTGGTGTCAGGGCAAGTTCTTACCAGTGCAACCAAGTTCCATGGGTGCTTGCGGCGGAAGTCTCCACAACAACTGAGGACGATTAGTGACACAAAGAAGACTGCGTAGGACACGTAGTATGTCCATGGGTTACGTCGCACAAAGTACTTGGCGTCATCGACAAAGGTGAAGACCGCAACGAAAGAAAAGGTGACCAACAGCTGCACTGTGAGAACCATGAAGACCTGGTGAGAAAGAGTAATGATTTGTCATGTCATGTTATATTATAAACCATATTTACTTCTATATCAGACCCATTTAATCTATGTTACGTCAAAGGACATACTTTTCTGATGAAGGCTTGTCGGATGACTTTATCTTC from Lates calcarifer isolate ASB-BC8 linkage group LG3, TLL_Latcal_v3, whole genome shotgun sequence harbors:
- the grinaa gene encoding glutamate receptor, ionotropic, N-methyl D-aspartate-associated protein 1a (glutamate binding) encodes the protein MSQDKSGYPGMGETNPLHNNVYGPPQPGFGMPPPNYSQAPGGPYPPAAGYGNPGFPQSGPGFAPGPYPQMPYPQMPYPQGPYPQGPYQQGTPQPGFPGDPIAPAGSPGYHEDGPPSYYDNKEFTNSDFEDKVIRQAFIRKVFMVLTVQLLVTFSFVAVFTFVDDAKYFVRRNPWTYYVSYAVFFVSLIVLSCCGDFRRKHPWNLVALSILTLSLSYMVGMIASFYDTETVIMAVGITAVVCFTVVLFSLQSKYDFTSCRGVLFVCLIVLVLFSFLCIFIRHKILHIVYASLGALLFTCFLAVDTQLLLGNKKLALSPEEYIFAALNLYTDIINIFLYILAIVGRSRE